A genomic window from Lycium barbarum isolate Lr01 chromosome 4, ASM1917538v2, whole genome shotgun sequence includes:
- the LOC132637466 gene encoding uncharacterized protein LOC132637466: MRFGQKGKLSPRFIRPYEVLEKVGPVAYKLALPPELDKIHNVLHVSMLRRYRSDLSHVLPVESIEVSPDLTYEEEPIQILAREIKELRNKKIPLVKVLWRNHSCEEAT; encoded by the coding sequence ATGAGATTTGGCCAAAAAGGAAAACTTAGTCCTCGATTTATTAGACCATATGAAGTACTTGAGAAAGTTGGTCCAGTTGCATATAAACTAGCTCTTCCACCGGAGTTAGATAAGATCCACAATGTCTTACATGTTTCTATGCTTAGAAGATATCGCTCAGATCTATCTCATGTTCTTCCTGTTGAATCCATTGAGGTCAGTCCTGACTTGACATATGAAGAAGAACCTATTCAAATCTTGGCGCGTGAGATAAAAGAGCTTAGAAACAAGAAAATTCCATTAGTAAAAGTCCTTTGGAGAAATCATTCTTGCGAAGAAGCTACCTGA